One genomic segment of Chitinophaga sancti includes these proteins:
- a CDS encoding RHS repeat-associated core domain-containing protein, with protein sequence MTQVDSVAFAAGQTEASICISSAINTSSVLVEGISCRPDDSSVIFDCDAAKSLSNFTLSIQRDNTTYDPATGIANWNCIMHYSGPDIPSGASVTVGVEFSFHENPGAKIYSYVFTGSTKSLTYVLQGVSDAGGTIEGSGCSNPNPTTPVTNNCAAALKYKVSRINSVSYSTTGVSTDTTALAAQVSTAVTQSVSENCEAQADYWMQQLAGCLNSNAAYASKAALLRTKLLQVCKAGGDVDHPNGASTVPGAAPSGGYVSFKEAIKGVLGITSLDMLCNPWLLDAPYPYNVKLQATNVTIQRTDSGICAQLAALTQEYNNAAGGFYQFLVNKFGAAMTLSEAELTSLQNGCNNCRYLLADEIQLPVFMDPGAQGYVSGFGYQQGVAAMQSEMSLDTTSANYESIYATYLNHRWGFTLSYADYKDFEARLLVNSSAVLTNQPVFATVSQDPYSCMKQLINHAALSGIVLYKEYIAEEERQFRKGYIAYCSSVKPKLELTALQQLYHFTLYYYDQAGNLVRTIPPEGVHLLDASYQQQVWDARDNVASACTYSGPVVAANKDTILNRLSTVLQAGTNSAMEWWLYNPAMDNNQVLATTGGNKYLFNTCISGRYLYMSIYTMAPAVDGATIDFAISKHLVADLQAVLPLRQWTHVVLQGQGLNSGDLGVYVNGVSCPLSAGAPAGGCGWTLTNTGSGFIYPENLSTLKHFRLYNRLLSGAEIAANAAVPCLGLSPAYDSVLNGALSYWGRYNLPAVGTGGSTVEMQYSAVYPGHTLATSYGYQSLNGITQQRTPDAGVSSYWYDRLGRLVTSQNAEQVAPVNGGATGRYSYTKYDAQGRVIEVGEKSGATLTASEIFMSSPEVFLGAGSDAQITRTYYDEAYAAAGLNQENLRKRVAATTYQDAGTTPLQASYYSYDQIGNVKTLWQQVQDLGVKRVDYQYDLVSGKVNKVRYQRGAADRFYYNYQYDAENRLTKAGTGIDSVSADGWEIMNPKTDAGYRYYLHGPLARMELGDMELVQGVDYAYTLQGWLKGVNGNYLTAGTDMGRDGVIGGIRGAIARDAYAYSLDYYAGDYKAIVDTNSLGLRWVGQTGDVMGRNLYNGNISRSTLALSKINSGNPVGYSYRYDQLNRLTAMRQHTLGSGAATWSTVSVGNAYKEDISYDGNGNILRYTRYGSGADGKQLQMDSLKYVYARDGQGYLSSNKLTQVLDSIAGDPYTEDVSSQGVNNYIYDNIGNLISNVRDSIVNIKWTVYGKISGITKGDGSSLEYRYDAGGNRVYKGYTHGGVTDKTWYVRDAAGNVLAVYGNVGGGSEKYWKEQHLYGSSRLGLWEPGLVVGGEVDSTWNKVGVRRYELVNHLGNVLVTVSDKAVLEGDHYVAEVMSAGDYYPFGMGMGDRKWSLGGYRYGFNGKENDNEVKGEGNEQDYGMRVYDPRLGRFLSVDPLSKDYPHYTPYSYAGNKPIESIDLDGEEELHFTLKFNSKIGKPELILTSVKLEYSLGLFSVSYQKLFGTVYIVDYPQGPFGSRSYKFSEHSYITQGVNTIDKFNHWLNNPTAYKFKNGDLMGPEHLFMSGAGLALNTINTGLKAYAEYQGASLLNTRVVRPIQVQTNATAEETATPASPNSVRTSTLEVGPYARRSIPARGPARNFTQAERDAINQIGETDGCHTCGATNPGTKSGNFVPDHQPANQLNPSGGPQQLYPHCINCSRVQGGEVRQATRAVPGHSPPPIDQSLPGNQ encoded by the coding sequence GGCGAAGAGTTTGTCAAACTTCACGCTGAGTATTCAAAGGGATAATACTACCTACGATCCGGCAACAGGTATTGCGAACTGGAATTGTATCATGCATTATTCCGGGCCTGATATTCCGTCAGGGGCGAGTGTAACAGTGGGCGTGGAGTTTTCATTTCATGAGAATCCGGGTGCGAAAATTTACAGTTATGTTTTTACAGGTAGTACAAAATCGCTGACGTATGTATTGCAGGGTGTAAGTGATGCGGGAGGAACGATAGAAGGTTCGGGCTGTAGTAATCCTAATCCTACTACACCTGTCACTAACAATTGTGCGGCGGCTTTAAAATATAAAGTTTCCCGTATCAACAGTGTTTCTTATAGTACAACAGGGGTATCAACAGATACGACCGCGTTAGCGGCGCAGGTATCAACGGCGGTAACGCAGTCTGTGAGTGAGAACTGTGAAGCGCAGGCAGATTACTGGATGCAGCAGTTGGCGGGTTGTTTAAACAGCAATGCAGCTTATGCATCAAAGGCAGCTTTGCTGCGCACAAAATTATTGCAGGTATGTAAGGCGGGAGGTGATGTGGATCATCCGAATGGAGCGAGTACAGTACCTGGTGCAGCGCCTTCCGGAGGTTATGTATCCTTTAAAGAGGCCATTAAAGGAGTATTGGGCATTACCAGCCTGGATATGCTTTGTAACCCGTGGTTACTGGATGCACCTTATCCATATAATGTAAAGCTACAGGCGACAAATGTTACTATTCAAAGAACGGATAGTGGTATTTGTGCACAGCTGGCAGCACTAACACAGGAATATAATAACGCAGCGGGCGGATTTTATCAGTTCCTTGTAAATAAGTTTGGTGCAGCGATGACGCTGAGTGAAGCAGAACTTACGAGTCTGCAGAATGGCTGTAACAATTGCCGTTACTTATTGGCGGATGAGATACAGTTGCCTGTATTTATGGATCCGGGAGCGCAGGGGTACGTTAGCGGCTTTGGTTATCAGCAGGGAGTAGCGGCCATGCAATCGGAGATGTCCCTGGATACGACCAGTGCTAATTACGAAAGCATTTATGCCACTTACCTGAATCACCGTTGGGGCTTTACGTTGTCTTATGCAGATTATAAAGATTTTGAGGCGAGGTTGCTGGTGAATTCATCGGCAGTATTAACGAATCAGCCTGTGTTTGCGACCGTGAGTCAGGATCCATATAGCTGTATGAAGCAGCTGATCAATCATGCGGCATTAAGTGGGATTGTACTTTATAAAGAATATATAGCGGAAGAGGAGCGGCAATTCAGGAAAGGGTACATCGCTTATTGCAGCAGTGTGAAGCCAAAGTTGGAACTGACGGCTTTACAGCAATTGTACCATTTTACATTATACTATTATGATCAGGCAGGTAACCTTGTGCGCACGATACCACCGGAGGGAGTACACCTGCTGGATGCGTCTTATCAGCAACAGGTATGGGATGCACGGGATAATGTAGCATCTGCCTGTACGTATAGTGGTCCAGTAGTAGCGGCCAATAAGGATACGATTTTAAACAGGTTAAGTACGGTATTGCAGGCGGGTACCAATTCGGCAATGGAGTGGTGGTTGTATAATCCTGCCATGGATAATAACCAGGTATTAGCTACGACAGGAGGGAACAAGTACCTGTTTAATACCTGTATCAGTGGACGGTATTTGTATATGTCCATTTATACGATGGCACCGGCGGTGGATGGTGCGACCATAGATTTTGCGATATCAAAGCACCTGGTAGCAGATCTGCAGGCGGTATTACCGTTACGGCAGTGGACACATGTGGTATTGCAGGGTCAGGGGTTGAACAGTGGAGATCTGGGGGTGTATGTGAATGGGGTATCGTGTCCATTGAGTGCAGGCGCGCCGGCAGGCGGTTGTGGGTGGACGTTGACGAATACAGGGTCAGGGTTTATCTATCCAGAGAATTTGAGTACGCTGAAGCATTTTCGGTTATACAACAGGTTATTGTCGGGGGCGGAGATAGCGGCGAATGCGGCTGTTCCTTGTCTGGGGTTAAGTCCGGCGTATGATTCAGTGTTGAATGGGGCATTGAGTTATTGGGGGCGGTATAATCTGCCTGCTGTTGGCACAGGTGGTAGTACGGTGGAGATGCAGTATTCGGCGGTGTATCCGGGGCATACGCTGGCGACGTCTTATGGATATCAGTCGTTGAATGGAATAACGCAACAGCGTACACCGGATGCGGGGGTAAGTAGTTACTGGTATGACAGGTTGGGGCGGTTGGTAACGTCGCAGAATGCGGAGCAGGTGGCGCCGGTGAATGGTGGGGCTACAGGGAGGTATAGTTATACGAAGTATGATGCACAGGGGAGAGTGATAGAGGTAGGAGAGAAGAGTGGTGCTACCCTGACAGCGTCGGAGATATTTATGTCTTCGCCGGAGGTGTTTTTGGGAGCGGGAAGTGATGCACAGATAACGAGAACATATTATGATGAGGCGTATGCAGCAGCGGGGTTAAACCAGGAGAATCTGCGTAAGCGGGTGGCGGCGACTACTTACCAGGATGCGGGAACTACGCCATTGCAGGCGAGCTATTATAGTTACGACCAGATAGGGAATGTAAAAACTTTGTGGCAGCAGGTGCAGGATCTTGGGGTGAAACGGGTGGATTATCAATATGACCTTGTAAGTGGCAAGGTGAATAAGGTACGTTATCAGCGGGGGGCAGCAGATCGGTTTTATTATAATTATCAGTATGATGCGGAGAATAGGTTGACGAAGGCGGGAACAGGCATAGATAGTGTATCGGCAGATGGCTGGGAGATTATGAATCCGAAGACAGATGCGGGGTATCGTTATTATCTGCATGGACCATTGGCGAGGATGGAATTAGGGGATATGGAGTTGGTGCAGGGGGTAGATTATGCGTATACCTTGCAGGGGTGGTTAAAGGGTGTGAATGGGAACTATTTGACAGCAGGAACTGATATGGGTCGTGATGGGGTGATAGGGGGCATTAGAGGGGCTATTGCGCGGGATGCGTATGCATATAGCCTGGATTATTATGCGGGGGATTATAAGGCGATTGTAGATACAAATTCATTGGGTTTGAGATGGGTTGGACAGACGGGGGATGTGATGGGTCGGAATTTGTATAATGGGAATATCAGCAGGAGTACTTTAGCGCTTTCAAAAATCAATTCCGGGAATCCTGTTGGGTATTCTTACCGGTATGATCAGTTGAACCGTTTGACGGCGATGCGTCAGCATACGCTTGGTAGTGGAGCGGCTACATGGAGTACGGTATCTGTTGGTAATGCATATAAGGAGGATATCAGTTATGATGGGAATGGGAATATATTGCGGTATACGCGGTATGGGAGTGGAGCGGATGGCAAGCAGCTACAGATGGATAGTTTGAAGTATGTATATGCGCGGGATGGTCAGGGGTATCTGAGTAGTAATAAGCTGACGCAGGTGTTGGATAGTATTGCGGGTGATCCTTATACGGAGGATGTTTCAAGTCAGGGGGTAAATAATTATATTTATGATAATATTGGTAATTTGATTAGCAATGTTAGGGATAGTATAGTTAATATAAAGTGGACGGTGTATGGGAAGATAAGTGGGATTACGAAGGGGGATGGGAGTTCTTTGGAATATAGGTATGATGCGGGTGGGAATAGGGTGTATAAAGGTTATACGCATGGTGGAGTGACGGATAAGACGTGGTATGTGCGTGATGCGGCGGGGAATGTGCTGGCGGTGTATGGGAATGTTGGAGGGGGGAGTGAGAAGTATTGGAAGGAACAGCATTTGTATGGGAGTAGCAGATTGGGATTGTGGGAGCCGGGGTTAGTAGTAGGTGGAGAAGTGGATTCGACATGGAATAAGGTGGGGGTAAGGAGGTATGAGTTGGTGAATCATTTGGGGAATGTGTTGGTGACGGTGAGTGATAAGGCTGTGTTGGAGGGGGATCATTATGTAGCGGAGGTGATGAGTGCGGGGGATTATTATCCTTTTGGGATGGGGATGGGGGATAGGAAGTGGAGTTTAGGAGGGTATAGGTATGGGTTTAATGGGAAGGAGAATGATAATGAGGTGAAGGGGGAGGGGAATGAGCAGGATTATGGGATGAGGGTGTATGATCCGAGGTTGGGGAGGTTTTTGAGTGTGGATCCATTAAGTAAGGATTACCCACATTATACTCCTTATAGTTATGCAGGTAATAAACCGATTGAGTCAATCGATTTAGATGGTGAAGAGGAGCTCCACTTTACACTTAAATTTAATAGTAAGATTGGTAAGCCTGAATTGATTTTAACTAGTGTAAAATTAGAATATAGTTTAGGTTTATTTAGTGTTTCTTATCAGAAGTTATTTGGGACTGTATATATAGTCGATTATCCTCAAGGACCATTCGGAAGCCGTAGTTATAAATTTTCTGAGCATAGCTACATTACTCAGGGTGTTAATACAATCGATAAGTTTAATCATTGGTTAAATAATCCAACAGCCTATAAATTTAAGAATGGCGATTTAATGGGGCCCGAGCACTTGTTTATGTCAGGTGCTGGTTTAGCTCTGAATACAATAAACACAGGCTTAAAAGCATATGCCGAATATCAAGGTGCATCTTTATTAAATACACGGGTTGTCCGACCTATACAAGTTCAAACAAATGCTACAGCTGAAGAAACTGCTACGCCTGCCAGTCCTAATTCAGTAAGAACATCAACATTGGAAGTCGGGCCATATGCTAGAAGATCAATACCAGCTAGGGGGCCGGCTCGAAATTTTACTCAAGCTGAAAGGGATGCGATAAACCAAATAGGTGAAACAGATGGTTGTCACACATGTGGAGCAACGAATCCAGGGACTAAAAGTGGCAATTTTGTACCAGATCATCAACCTGCCAATCAGCTAAATCCCAGTGGTGGACCGCAACAGTTATATCCACATTGTATAAATTGCTCAAGGGTTCAAGGTGGTGAGGTTAGACAAGCGACTAGAGCTGTGCCAGGTCACTCACCTCCACCGATTGATCAATCATTACCAGGAAATCAATAG